The proteins below come from a single Zea mays cultivar B73 chromosome 8, Zm-B73-REFERENCE-NAM-5.0, whole genome shotgun sequence genomic window:
- the LOC100282855 gene encoding delta-7-sterol-C5 has translation MAVHGGDYLRRFVAETEWYNEVVLSAVAPGDWWRGLPHPVQSWMRNCVGGYLLYFISGFLWCFVIYYWKRHAYIPKDAIPTNEAMKKQIAVASKAMPFYCALPTLSEYMIESGWTRCYFNISEMGFSAYLCYMAMYLIFVEFGIYWMHRELHDIKPLYKHLHATHHIYNKENTLSPFAGLAFHPLDGILQAIPHVLALFLLPTHFRTHIALVFLEGVWTTNIHDCIHGKVWPVMGAGYHTIHHTTYRHNYGHYTVWMDWMFGTLREPDDILKKA, from the exons ATGGCGGTGCACGGCGGCGACTACCTGCGGCGGTTCGTTGCTGAGACGGAGTGGTACAACGAGGTCGTCCTCAGCGCCGTGGCGCCAGGCGACTGGTGGCGCGGCCTGCCGCACCCGGTGCAGTCGTGGATGCGCAACTGCGTCGGCGGTTACCTCCTCTACTTCATCTCTGGTTTCCTCTGGTGTTTCGTCATCTACTACTGGAAGCGCCACGCCTACATCCCCAAAG ATGCCATCCCCACAAATGAAGCTATGAAGAAGCAAATAGCTGTAGCATCCAAGGCTATGCCTTTTTACTGTGCTCTTCCAACTTTATCTGAGTATATGATCGAGAGTGGATGGACCCGGTGTTACTTTAATATCAGCGAAATGGGTTTTTCTGCATACCTTTGTTATATGGCTATGTATCTCATTTTTGTGGAGTTTGGAATTTACTGGATGCACAGAGAGTTGCATGACATAAAGCCACTATACAAACATCTGCATGCGACCCACCATATTTACAACAAGGAGAACACCTTGTCTCCGTTTGCTG GACTCGCGTTTCACCCACTGGATGGTATTCTGCAAGCGATACCGCATGTGCTTGCGCTCTTCCTCCTCCCAACGCACTTCAGGACGCACATCGCTCTCGTGTTCTTGGAGGGCGTGTGGACGACAAACATCCACGACTGCATTCACGGCAAGGTATGGCCAGTCATGGGCGCTGGGTATCACACCATCCACCATACGACTTACCGCCACAACTATGGCCACTACACCGTCTGGATGGACTGGATGTTTGGTACGCTCCGTGAGCCAGATGATATCCTCAAGAAGGCCTGA